One stretch of Actinomycetota bacterium DNA includes these proteins:
- the serA gene encoding phosphoglycerate dehydrogenase has protein sequence MKVLVKEKIAEAGIDNLKAAGFEVDVNTEMTAEEFVEAIGEYDGLIIRSATKVTEEVISRADKLRVIGRAGIGVDNINVDAATKRGIIVANAPQSNIISAAEHTIALLLASARSIPQACSSTKSGKWERSKFQGIEVFEKVLGIIGLGRIGTLVAARAHGLGMKIFAYDPYVSKERYAQLGIERAGSIEDVLKVADFITVHLPKSKETMGMIGERELAMMKDGVRLINTARGGIYQQEPLINALKSGKVGGVGFDVFDTEPLTESPLFEFEQVICTPHLGASTVEAQDKAGTMIADQVIAGLKGEFVSNAVNIPLISVEAMEAVKPFLALAEKLGRLFNALAEDGIHSVDIEYVGQIAQHDTKLLTIATLKGIFENVVEEQVNYVNAPIFAEERGIEINESKKSSSQDYVNLIRIKGRNGGEEIGVAGTIVGKKNQERFVNIYAFDIDMMPSKYMAFFRYEDVPGMIGKVGTILGQNNINIANMQVGRKKIGGEALMGLNVDTPISDEVIEEIRSLPGVAYSKFMVI, from the coding sequence GTGAAAGTTTTGGTCAAAGAGAAGATAGCGGAAGCCGGCATCGATAACCTGAAGGCGGCTGGTTTCGAAGTAGATGTAAATACCGAGATGACCGCCGAAGAGTTCGTCGAAGCGATAGGCGAATACGATGGACTTATAATCCGTAGTGCCACCAAAGTGACCGAAGAGGTCATCAGCCGCGCCGATAAGCTAAGAGTAATCGGGCGCGCCGGAATCGGCGTCGACAACATCAACGTCGATGCCGCAACTAAGCGCGGTATCATCGTCGCCAACGCTCCGCAGAGCAATATCATCTCCGCCGCCGAGCATACCATCGCGCTGCTTTTAGCGAGCGCGCGCTCGATTCCGCAGGCATGTTCATCGACGAAGTCGGGTAAGTGGGAGCGGAGTAAATTTCAAGGCATCGAGGTATTCGAGAAAGTTCTCGGCATAATCGGCCTCGGTCGAATCGGAACGCTCGTCGCCGCGAGGGCGCATGGTCTCGGAATGAAAATATTCGCTTATGACCCGTATGTATCCAAAGAGCGCTACGCGCAGCTCGGCATCGAGCGTGCGGGAAGCATCGAAGACGTTCTTAAAGTCGCGGATTTCATCACGGTTCACCTACCGAAATCGAAAGAGACGATGGGAATGATAGGCGAGCGCGAGCTGGCGATGATGAAAGACGGCGTGCGCCTGATAAATACCGCCCGAGGTGGTATCTATCAGCAGGAGCCGCTGATCAACGCCCTAAAGAGCGGCAAAGTCGGCGGAGTCGGCTTCGACGTCTTCGACACGGAGCCGCTGACGGAGAGCCCGCTCTTCGAGTTCGAGCAGGTAATCTGTACGCCGCATCTCGGGGCATCGACGGTCGAGGCCCAAGATAAAGCGGGAACTATGATAGCCGACCAGGTTATAGCGGGCCTGAAGGGCGAATTCGTAAGCAACGCGGTGAACATTCCGCTCATCTCGGTCGAGGCGATGGAAGCCGTTAAACCGTTTCTGGCGCTCGCCGAGAAGTTGGGCAGGCTCTTCAACGCTCTCGCCGAGGACGGCATCCATTCGGTGGATATCGAGTATGTCGGTCAAATCGCCCAGCACGATACGAAGCTGCTGACGATCGCCACGCTCAAAGGGATTTTTGAGAATGTCGTGGAAGAGCAGGTCAATTACGTCAATGCGCCGATCTTCGCCGAGGAGCGCGGTATTGAGATAAACGAGAGCAAAAAGTCTTCATCGCAGGATTACGTCAACTTGATCAGAATCAAAGGGCGCAACGGCGGCGAAGAGATCGGGGTCGCCGGGACGATTGTCGGCAAGAAGAACCAGGAGCGTTTCGTCAACATCTACGCGTTCGACATCGACATGATGCCCTCGAAGTATATGGCGTTCTTCAGGTATGAGGACGTACCGGGCATGATCGGCAAGGTCGGGACGATTCTCGGCCAAAACAACATAAATATCGCGAACATGCAGGTAGGGCGGAAGAAAATCGGCGGCGAAGCCCTTATGGGTCTCAACGTCGACACGCCTATCTCGGATGAGGTAATCGAAGAGATAAGGTCGTTACCGGGCGTCGCCTATTCGAAGTTCATGGTTATATAG
- a CDS encoding 2-isopropylmalate synthase, which yields MKVVVNVTPDKNSPDKNRVYLFDTTLRDGEQSPGISLNSREKLEIADQLAKLGIDAIEAGFPITSQGDFEAVSLIARKVREPVIAALARAVDADIERAAEALKDAARPRIHTFIMTSDMQIEHQLRKTRDDVLKMAVHAVKKAKSYVDDVEFSPMDATRSDFGFLCRVLEAVIASGATVVNIPDTVGYATPDEFGKLIRDLIEAVPAMRDVVVSVHCHNDLGMATANALAAVVNGATQVEGTVNGIGERAGNTALEEIAMILDTRRNTLGKYTNIKTEEISRSSRLISTLTGYQVQPNKAIVGRNAFAHSSGIHQDGVLKERSTFEIIDPKRVGISESALILGKTSGRHAFRKHLESLGHKLSDEELESAFSRFKDLADKKSEITDVDIEAILADEMRTLLDVFALEYIHVRGGTDETPTATVKLRKNGDVVEETSRGDGQVDAVCNAIQRATGVAAKLISYNVNAITGGLDAQGDVTIQLEIEGRPVLGRGVSTDIIEASARAYLNAINKALSG from the coding sequence ATGAAGGTGGTAGTTAATGTGACCCCGGACAAGAATAGTCCAGACAAGAACAGGGTATATTTGTTTGACACGACGTTGAGGGACGGCGAGCAATCACCAGGCATCAGCCTCAACTCGAGGGAGAAGCTTGAGATAGCGGACCAGCTCGCGAAGCTCGGTATCGACGCTATCGAAGCGGGTTTTCCGATTACTTCGCAAGGCGATTTCGAGGCGGTCAGTTTGATCGCCCGGAAGGTGCGCGAGCCGGTTATAGCCGCGCTGGCCAGGGCGGTCGACGCGGATATCGAAAGGGCGGCCGAGGCGCTAAAAGACGCGGCGCGACCGCGCATCCATACGTTTATCATGACGTCGGATATGCAAATCGAGCACCAGCTCCGCAAGACGCGCGACGATGTGCTGAAGATGGCGGTCCATGCCGTCAAGAAGGCGAAATCTTACGTCGACGACGTCGAGTTTTCTCCGATGGACGCGACCCGTTCCGACTTCGGGTTTCTGTGCCGGGTACTAGAGGCGGTAATCGCGAGCGGCGCGACCGTGGTCAACATTCCCGATACGGTCGGTTACGCGACGCCGGACGAGTTCGGCAAGCTCATACGCGACCTTATCGAGGCTGTTCCCGCGATGCGGGACGTGGTCGTGAGCGTCCATTGCCACAACGACCTCGGCATGGCGACGGCGAATGCGCTTGCTGCTGTTGTAAACGGCGCCACTCAAGTCGAAGGCACAGTCAACGGGATAGGCGAGCGCGCCGGCAACACCGCGCTCGAAGAAATCGCGATGATTCTCGATACCAGGCGCAACACGCTTGGCAAGTATACAAACATAAAGACCGAAGAGATTAGCAGGTCGAGCCGGTTGATAAGCACGCTGACCGGGTATCAGGTACAGCCGAACAAAGCGATAGTCGGGCGAAACGCCTTTGCGCATTCCTCCGGCATCCATCAGGACGGCGTCTTGAAAGAGCGCTCGACCTTCGAGATAATCGACCCTAAGCGGGTAGGCATCAGCGAGAGCGCGCTGATTCTCGGGAAGACCTCGGGGCGACATGCGTTTAGAAAACACCTCGAATCGCTCGGGCACAAGTTGAGCGATGAGGAGCTGGAGAGCGCATTCTCGCGCTTTAAAGACCTAGCGGACAAGAAGTCCGAGATAACCGATGTCGATATCGAGGCGATTCTCGCGGATGAGATGCGAACCCTATTGGATGTCTTCGCGCTCGAATACATCCATGTCCGCGGGGGTACCGATGAGACACCGACCGCGACGGTCAAGTTGCGCAAGAACGGCGACGTCGTCGAAGAGACTTCGCGGGGAGACGGCCAGGTCGACGCAGTCTGCAACGCCATCCAGCGAGCGACGGGTGTCGCGGCGAAGCTTATAAGCTACAACGTCAATGCTATTACCGGCGGGCTCGACGCGCAGGGCGACGTGACCATCCAGCTCGAAATAGAGGGTAGACCGGTTCTAGGGCGCGGTGTGAGCACCGATATCATCGAGGCGAGCGCCCGCGCATATCTTAACGCGATAAACAAAGCTCTTAGCGGCTAG
- the leuC gene encoding 3-isopropylmalate dehydratase large subunit — protein MGMTITEKILAAHAEQSSVTPGDLINIKLDLVLGNDITAPIAIKEFRRTGVEKVFDKDRVVIVPDHFAPNKDIDSAEQCKMVREFAYEQDLTNYFEVGRMGIEHALLPEQGLVGPGDAVIGADSHTCTYGALGAFSTGVGSTDLAAAMATGETWLKVPSSIKFVFKGQLNPMVTGKDLILYTIGKIGVDGALYQAMEFTGEAISALSMDSRLSMCNMAIEAGGKSGIIAPDEKTLDYVEGRAIREFTVYESDADAEYAALFEWDVSDIELQVAFPHLPSNTRGISEVGDVTIDQVVIGSCTNGRLEDLRIAAQVLKGREVDRKIRCIIIPATQDIYRQAMKEGLLDIFIEAKAAVSTPTCGPCLGGHMGILAKGERALATTNRNFVGRMGHPGSEVYLSGPAVAAASAVAGKIISPDSL, from the coding sequence ATGGGGATGACTATAACTGAAAAGATACTCGCGGCGCACGCCGAGCAGAGCAGCGTGACACCGGGGGATTTGATAAACATCAAGCTCGACCTCGTGCTCGGCAACGACATAACGGCGCCGATCGCGATTAAAGAGTTTAGGCGGACAGGCGTCGAAAAGGTCTTCGACAAAGACAGGGTTGTCATCGTGCCCGACCATTTCGCGCCGAACAAGGATATCGACTCGGCCGAGCAGTGCAAGATGGTCCGGGAATTCGCTTATGAGCAAGACCTCACCAACTATTTCGAGGTCGGGCGGATGGGTATCGAGCACGCGCTCCTTCCCGAGCAAGGCCTGGTCGGCCCCGGGGATGCGGTAATCGGCGCCGATTCGCATACTTGCACTTACGGCGCGCTCGGCGCGTTTTCGACCGGGGTCGGCAGTACCGACCTGGCGGCGGCGATGGCGACCGGCGAGACCTGGTTGAAAGTCCCGTCGTCTATTAAATTCGTCTTTAAAGGCCAGCTCAATCCGATGGTCACCGGCAAAGACCTTATTCTCTATACGATAGGCAAGATCGGCGTCGATGGCGCGCTCTACCAGGCGATGGAGTTTACAGGCGAGGCGATTTCGGCGCTTTCCATGGATAGCCGGCTATCGATGTGCAATATGGCGATCGAGGCGGGCGGCAAATCCGGCATCATCGCGCCGGACGAGAAGACGCTCGACTATGTGGAGGGGCGCGCGATACGCGAGTTTACCGTGTACGAGAGCGACGCCGACGCGGAGTACGCCGCTCTCTTTGAGTGGGATGTCTCCGACATCGAACTACAGGTCGCGTTTCCGCACCTGCCGTCGAACACGCGGGGCATCTCCGAGGTGGGTGACGTCACAATCGACCAGGTGGTCATCGGCTCATGCACGAACGGGCGGCTCGAGGATTTGCGCATCGCGGCCCAGGTTCTCAAAGGCCGCGAGGTGGATAGAAAAATACGCTGTATCATCATCCCTGCGACGCAGGATATCTATCGCCAGGCGATGAAGGAAGGCCTGTTGGATATATTCATCGAGGCAAAAGCGGCGGTAAGCACACCGACGTGCGGGCCGTGTCTCGGCGGGCATATGGGTATTCTCGCCAAAGGCGAACGGGCGCTGGCCACGACAAACCGCAATTTTGTCGGACGGATGGGTCATCCGGGGAGCGAAGTCTACCTGAGCGGCCCGGCGGTCGCCGCGGCGTCCGCCGTAGCCGGCAAGATAATCTCGCCGGATAGCTTGTAA
- the leuD gene encoding 3-isopropylmalate dehydratase small subunit — MIYKGNAWKFARDIDTDAIIPARYLKTSDPDELGRHCMEDADPEFMNKMKKGDIIVADENFGCGSSREHAPISIKAAGISCVIAKSFARIFYRNAINTGLPILESVEAVDGISAGDEVEVDTDKGEIKNLTTGAVYHAKPFPEFISNIIKQGGLINYVREKVKS, encoded by the coding sequence ATGATATACAAAGGAAATGCGTGGAAGTTCGCGAGAGACATCGATACCGATGCGATAATCCCGGCGCGATATCTCAAGACGAGCGACCCTGATGAGCTGGGCAGGCACTGCATGGAAGACGCCGACCCCGAGTTCATGAACAAGATGAAGAAGGGCGACATCATCGTCGCGGACGAGAACTTCGGCTGCGGCTCGTCACGTGAGCACGCGCCGATCTCGATCAAAGCGGCGGGTATCTCGTGTGTTATCGCCAAATCGTTTGCCAGGATATTCTACCGCAACGCGATAAACACGGGGTTGCCGATTCTGGAGAGCGTCGAGGCGGTCGACGGCATCAGCGCCGGCGATGAGGTAGAGGTCGATACCGACAAGGGCGAAATAAAGAATCTCACGACGGGAGCGGTCTACCACGCGAAGCCGTTCCCCGAGTTTATCAGCAATATTATCAAGCAGGGCGGCCTGATAAACTATGTTAGAGAAAAAGTTAAGTCATAG
- a CDS encoding 3-isopropylmalate dehydrogenase — MPGDGTGSEVVREALKVLESVSEVENFKYELTHYDFGGDRYIATGEVLPDSAIDEFRLQDAILLGAIGHPDVKPGILEKGILLRTRFELDQYINLRPVKLYPGVYTPIKDKGPDEIDFVVVRENTEGLYAGAGGFLKKGTADEVAVQESVNTRKGVERCIRFAFEYTRERNMRKNLTLCGKTNVLTYAFDLWERAFNEVATEYADVTTDYAHVDAICMWFVKNPEWFDVIVTDNMFGDIITDLGAMIQGGMGIAAGGNINPEGVSMFEPIGGSAPKYTGMNIINPLAAISALQLLLENLGEKAAGARIEKAVTTMTGEKLKGLAAGKMGYGTSEVGDMVAELVKG, encoded by the coding sequence ATGCCCGGTGATGGAACCGGTTCAGAGGTCGTAAGGGAAGCGCTTAAGGTCTTAGAGTCGGTCAGCGAAGTCGAGAATTTCAAGTATGAGTTGACACACTATGATTTCGGCGGGGACAGGTATATCGCTACAGGCGAGGTCTTGCCCGACTCGGCTATCGATGAGTTCCGCCTCCAAGACGCGATTTTGCTCGGCGCCATCGGTCACCCCGATGTCAAACCCGGAATTCTAGAGAAAGGGATTCTGCTTAGGACGCGCTTCGAGCTGGATCAATACATCAATTTGCGCCCGGTCAAGCTCTATCCGGGAGTCTACACGCCAATCAAGGATAAAGGCCCCGACGAGATAGACTTCGTCGTCGTGCGCGAGAACACCGAAGGCCTCTATGCCGGAGCCGGCGGTTTCTTAAAGAAGGGCACGGCCGATGAGGTCGCCGTTCAGGAGAGCGTCAATACCCGCAAAGGCGTCGAGCGCTGCATCCGTTTCGCGTTCGAGTACACGCGTGAGCGCAACATGAGAAAGAACCTCACGCTGTGCGGGAAGACCAATGTCCTAACATATGCATTCGACCTTTGGGAGCGCGCGTTTAATGAGGTAGCTACGGAGTACGCCGACGTGACGACCGATTACGCGCATGTCGACGCCATCTGCATGTGGTTCGTCAAAAACCCGGAGTGGTTCGATGTCATCGTCACCGACAACATGTTCGGCGATATCATAACCGACCTGGGCGCGATGATCCAAGGCGGGATGGGTATCGCCGCCGGCGGCAACATCAACCCCGAGGGCGTCTCGATGTTCGAGCCCATCGGCGGGTCGGCTCCGAAATACACCGGAATGAATATTATCAACCCGCTAGCCGCCATTTCAGCGCTCCAGTTGTTGCTGGAAAACCTCGGCGAGAAAGCGGCCGGCGCGCGCATCGAGAAAGCGGTCACTACGATGACGGGCGAGAAACTCAAAGGGCTGGCCGCGGGCAAGATGGGATACGGCACCTCTGAAGTCGGTGACATGGTCGCTGAGCTTGTCAAAGGGTAA
- a CDS encoding branched-chain amino acid transaminase yields the protein MPIEKVEKIWFNGEMVDWDKAQVHVLSHALHYGSGVFEGIRAYETPKGPAVFRLTEHIERLMDSSKIYLMPVPYSVEQLVEATKELVRVNNLKSCYIRPIVFRGYGEMGLNPLNSPVDVAIATWSWGTYLGDEGMKNGIKAMISSFRRIDPNSLPPAAKATGQYINSILAKLEAIYSNYEEAILLDSRGFVSEGSGENIFVVKNGAIHTPSTAASILEGITRDTVMELARDMGYEVVERDLVRSDLFLADEIFVTGTAAEITPIREVDKREIGKPGPVTIALQEKFFAAVKGEDAKYEHWLEYA from the coding sequence ATGCCGATAGAAAAGGTCGAGAAAATATGGTTCAACGGTGAGATGGTCGATTGGGATAAGGCTCAAGTCCATGTCTTGAGCCACGCGCTCCATTATGGCTCGGGTGTCTTCGAGGGCATAAGGGCGTACGAGACCCCGAAAGGCCCGGCGGTCTTTCGCCTAACCGAACATATCGAGCGGCTCATGGATTCCTCGAAGATATATTTGATGCCGGTTCCCTACAGCGTCGAGCAGCTCGTCGAGGCGACAAAAGAACTGGTGCGCGTCAATAATCTCAAGAGCTGCTATATTCGCCCCATCGTCTTCCGCGGCTACGGCGAGATGGGCTTAAACCCGCTTAACTCACCGGTCGATGTCGCGATTGCGACCTGGTCGTGGGGGACCTATCTCGGTGATGAGGGCATGAAAAACGGTATTAAGGCGATGATATCATCGTTTAGAAGGATAGACCCGAACTCGCTCCCGCCGGCCGCCAAAGCGACGGGGCAGTATATAAATTCGATTCTCGCTAAACTCGAGGCGATATATAGTAACTACGAGGAAGCCATTCTGCTCGATTCGCGCGGATTTGTCTCCGAGGGCAGCGGCGAGAACATCTTCGTCGTCAAAAACGGGGCAATCCATACCCCGTCGACCGCGGCGAGCATCCTTGAGGGCATTACCAGAGATACCGTCATGGAGCTGGCGCGCGACATGGGTTACGAGGTCGTCGAGCGCGACCTGGTCAGAAGCGACCTCTTCCTTGCCGATGAGATATTCGTGACGGGAACGGCGGCCGAGATAACCCCTATCCGCGAGGTCGACAAGCGGGAGATAGGAAAACCAGGGCCGGTCACCATCGCGCTCCAGGAGAAGTTTTTTGCCGCCGTCAAAGGCGAGGACGCGAAATACGAGCATTGGCTAGAGTACGCATAG